A portion of the Salinigranum marinum genome contains these proteins:
- a CDS encoding universal stress protein UspA, which yields MIDDPTLLIPIDASAPEDPPQALVDLLEPLHIVVLGHYPVPDQAVPQQLQEAHEEEAKAAMEPIVRRFVQQGTDVESVLVFTRDHVTSIDRVANEHDCDAVLVPGSVGELSNVLVSLKDEQNMFRVLEVVGLLLGETDPDVTLFHSESVEKGSAISELLLRGATDWLTERGLERNRITWREPTAETQTTDLLELADEHDFVIMGEEEPSLPERVLGELPDRIHARTGRAVLVVRKER from the coding sequence ATGATAGATGATCCCACCCTGTTGATACCCATCGACGCATCGGCCCCGGAGGACCCACCACAGGCACTCGTGGACCTCCTGGAACCACTCCACATCGTTGTACTCGGTCACTACCCGGTGCCCGATCAGGCTGTTCCCCAACAGCTCCAAGAGGCCCATGAGGAAGAGGCGAAGGCTGCGATGGAACCGATCGTCCGCCGGTTCGTGCAGCAAGGAACCGATGTCGAGTCGGTGCTGGTATTCACGCGGGACCACGTCACGTCGATCGATCGAGTAGCCAACGAGCACGACTGCGACGCGGTGCTCGTTCCGGGGTCCGTCGGAGAGTTAAGCAACGTCCTCGTTTCACTGAAGGACGAGCAGAACATGTTCAGGGTCCTCGAGGTGGTCGGGCTCTTGCTGGGAGAGACAGATCCCGACGTGACGCTGTTTCACTCCGAGAGCGTCGAGAAAGGGAGCGCCATCTCGGAACTCCTGCTTCGCGGTGCGACTGACTGGCTGACCGAACGGGGCCTCGAACGAAACCGCATCACTTGGCGCGAGCCGACCGCCGAGACCCAGACGACCGACCTACTCGAACTGGCCGACGAACACGACTTCGTCATCATGGGCGAGGAGGAGCCGTCACTCCCCGAGCGCGTCCTCGGCGAACTACCCGACCGTATTCACGCCCGGACCGGACGAGCGGTCCTCGTGGTCCGCAAGGAGCGCTGA
- a CDS encoding universal stress protein, whose product MPENSHKPSVLVPVDVSTDEQPDPQLLELLEPARVVLGGWYPVPDQTPPEQLQEAHEEEAIERIDAIAAELQDADTAVETVVVFTRDRSTTIDRLADEYDCGVVLVPRAVQRVERILVPIRADVNLSAILSVVGVLLEDSEATVTLLHAAEADEDTEAGAVMLRGAADELLDGGVDADRIDTVSLESGTPVDDIVDAAANHDVLVIGESDPSLIERIIGDVPGQLIDRTDRPVLIVRKLPTEEEEDEAGE is encoded by the coding sequence ATGCCCGAGAACAGCCACAAGCCGTCGGTGCTCGTGCCCGTCGACGTTTCGACGGACGAACAGCCTGACCCGCAGCTGCTCGAACTCCTCGAGCCCGCCCGGGTCGTCCTCGGCGGCTGGTATCCCGTCCCCGATCAGACGCCCCCCGAGCAGCTCCAGGAAGCCCACGAGGAGGAGGCGATCGAGCGCATCGATGCCATCGCAGCCGAATTACAGGACGCCGACACGGCGGTCGAGACGGTCGTCGTCTTCACCCGGGATCGGTCGACGACAATCGACCGGCTCGCCGACGAGTACGACTGCGGGGTCGTCCTGGTTCCCAGGGCTGTCCAGCGGGTTGAGCGCATCCTCGTGCCGATCCGGGCCGACGTCAACCTCTCGGCTATTCTCTCGGTCGTAGGCGTCCTGTTGGAGGACAGCGAGGCGACTGTCACGCTCCTGCACGCCGCAGAAGCCGACGAGGACACCGAGGCTGGGGCGGTTATGCTCAGGGGCGCGGCCGACGAACTGCTTGACGGCGGCGTCGACGCCGACCGTATCGATACAGTGAGTCTCGAATCCGGCACTCCTGTTGACGATATCGTCGATGCCGCGGCCAATCACGACGTGCTGGTCATCGGCGAGTCTGACCCGTCGCTCATTGAACGAATCATCGGCGACGTGCCAGGTCAGCTCATCGACCGGACGGACCGGCCGGTGCTGATCGTCCGGAAGCTGCCGACCGAGGAGGAAGAAGACGAAGCTGGCGAGTAA